From Curtobacterium sp. SGAir0471, the proteins below share one genomic window:
- a CDS encoding histidine kinase — MSSSPDPVRTAAVRDDLVRGRSGSVTTRALNLLGVLVVTYWSVRTGTATGQPVWAWAVGAVALAAWVLRVAARRERVLLVAAWVMVVAGAAVVVATGAVAVAVPLVGVVVLAASARQPSWAGPVAAVVALVEVAATAVPADVPVTLVLGSGGGLVLAAVVGFSRRQTRLVEDRTRQAEAEQQRAELLADRSRAAREVHDVLAHSLGGLVLQLDAVEALLEAGRVDEAARRAGAARALAASGLAEARRAVHALRDDTAVPASQPVDLAGLVDAHRAFGGVLTTRGDLGLPSVGAAHRAVVVAAAREALSNARRHAPGRPVELSVRAAGPTVDLTVTNALDPRLAPSGVGAGFGAGLGLAGMRERFAELGDDSSVTTGVVDGSFVVAMRVPATTDEAGERA, encoded by the coding sequence GTGAGCAGCAGTCCGGACCCGGTGCGCACCGCTGCCGTGCGGGACGACCTCGTGCGCGGCCGGTCCGGCTCGGTGACCACCAGGGCGCTCAACCTGCTCGGCGTCCTCGTGGTCACCTACTGGTCCGTGCGCACCGGGACGGCCACCGGGCAGCCCGTGTGGGCGTGGGCGGTCGGAGCCGTGGCGCTCGCCGCGTGGGTGCTCCGGGTCGCCGCGCGACGGGAGCGCGTGCTGCTCGTCGCGGCCTGGGTGATGGTCGTCGCCGGGGCGGCCGTCGTCGTCGCCACGGGGGCGGTGGCGGTCGCGGTGCCGCTCGTGGGCGTCGTCGTCCTCGCTGCGAGTGCGCGGCAGCCCTCGTGGGCAGGACCCGTCGCCGCGGTCGTGGCGCTGGTCGAGGTCGCGGCCACCGCGGTGCCGGCCGACGTGCCGGTCACGCTCGTGCTCGGCTCCGGCGGCGGACTCGTCCTGGCGGCCGTGGTCGGGTTCAGCCGCCGCCAGACCCGCCTGGTCGAGGACCGCACCCGACAGGCCGAGGCCGAGCAGCAGCGCGCCGAGCTGCTGGCGGACCGGTCGCGCGCGGCCCGCGAGGTCCACGACGTCCTCGCCCACTCGCTCGGCGGTCTGGTCCTGCAGCTCGACGCCGTCGAGGCGCTGCTCGAGGCGGGTCGCGTCGACGAGGCAGCGCGGCGTGCCGGCGCCGCACGGGCACTCGCGGCGTCCGGGCTCGCCGAGGCCCGCCGTGCGGTGCACGCGCTCCGCGACGACACGGCGGTGCCGGCGTCGCAGCCGGTGGACCTGGCCGGGCTGGTCGACGCCCACCGCGCCTTCGGCGGGGTGCTCACCACGCGCGGCGACCTGGGTCTGCCGTCGGTCGGTGCGGCGCACCGTGCCGTCGTGGTCGCAGCCGCCCGGGAGGCACTGAGCAACGCCCGTCGACACGCTCCCGGCCGCCCCGTGGAGCTGTCCGTCCGCGCGGCCGGCCCGACGGTCGACTTGACGGTCACGAACGCGCTCGACCCTCGTCTCGCCCCCTCCGGTGTCGGTGCGGGATTCGGTGCGGGGCTCGGTCTCGCGGGGATGCGGGAGCGGTTCGCGGAGCTCGGCGACGACTCGTCGGTCACCACCGGTGTCGTGGACGGGTCCTTCGTGGTCGCGATGCGCGTGCCGGCGACGACTGACGAGGCAGGGGAGCGGGCGTGA
- a CDS encoding spermidine synthase translates to MADAFDGFRIGAGWASVEPDRHRPGSFTLVVDRTPQSHVDLEDPTHLAFEYIRRIGHAIDLLPEGPITALHLGAGALTLPRYVAVTRPGSRQQVVELERDLVEHVREVLPFPRGASIRVRYGDAREVLGKLPAGLRSTVDLAVVDVFGGSQIPAHVTSIEFYRSVAEFLSPTGIVAVNVADGAGLAFARGQASTLQAVLPSVAAVADTGMLKGRRFGNIVLLGSKTDLPVADMPRRYSSDPMPAKVVHGQELRAFTAGAPIVTDATAVASPEPNRSVFGG, encoded by the coding sequence ATGGCTGATGCGTTCGACGGGTTCCGGATCGGTGCGGGCTGGGCGTCGGTCGAGCCGGACCGGCACCGCCCCGGGTCCTTCACGCTCGTGGTGGACAGGACGCCGCAGTCGCACGTCGACCTCGAGGACCCGACCCACCTGGCGTTCGAGTACATCCGGCGCATCGGGCACGCGATCGACCTGCTGCCGGAGGGTCCGATCACGGCGCTGCACCTCGGCGCGGGCGCGCTGACCCTGCCCCGCTACGTCGCCGTCACCCGTCCGGGCTCGCGGCAGCAGGTCGTCGAGCTGGAGCGGGACCTGGTCGAGCACGTGCGCGAGGTGCTCCCGTTCCCCCGCGGTGCGTCGATCCGCGTCCGGTACGGGGACGCCCGCGAGGTCCTCGGCAAGCTGCCGGCCGGGCTCCGCAGCACGGTCGACCTGGCGGTGGTCGACGTGTTCGGCGGCTCGCAGATCCCCGCGCACGTGACGAGCATCGAGTTCTACCGCTCGGTCGCCGAGTTCCTCTCCCCCACGGGCATCGTCGCCGTCAACGTCGCCGACGGGGCCGGACTGGCGTTCGCGCGCGGGCAGGCATCGACGCTGCAGGCGGTGCTGCCGTCGGTCGCCGCGGTCGCCGACACCGGGATGCTCAAGGGGCGGCGGTTCGGCAACATCGTGCTGCTCGGGTCGAAGACGGACCTCCCCGTGGCCGACATGCCCCGGCGGTACTCCTCCGACCCGATGCCGGCGAAGGTGGTGCACGGGCAGGAGCTCCGCGCCTTCACGGCGGGGGCGCCCATCGTCACCGACGCGACCGCGGTCGCGTCGCCCGAGCCGAACCGCAGCGTCTTCGGCGGCTGA
- a CDS encoding DUF4064 domain-containing protein — MTNDDRSNEDRTGDGNAPVWGSAQQHDRQDAPRYGERVDPAPGSAPQYGERDQGQPRYGQQQYGERDQYGQQQQYGQQPYGERGGYDQRDGRPDSPTWGEHQGTHQPYAASSAPASAGSPAWQSYEQPKPVKKKKTVGIIAFALGILSLVLGVVGGAVLGAAVAGNATLEQIARDGGSSAQQQEQLQQQLMNDPAVMGQLGGGSIVIVIAAVLGLWALVQGIIAAVAGRGRVWGVLAIILAVVATFATFIATSVAVTAAITGGN; from the coding sequence ATGACGAACGACGACCGGAGCAACGAGGACCGGACGGGCGACGGCAACGCGCCGGTGTGGGGTAGTGCGCAGCAGCACGACCGCCAGGACGCACCCCGCTACGGCGAGCGCGTCGACCCGGCACCGGGCTCGGCGCCGCAGTACGGCGAGCGCGACCAGGGTCAGCCGCGGTACGGGCAGCAGCAGTACGGCGAACGCGACCAGTACGGCCAGCAGCAGCAGTACGGCCAGCAGCCGTACGGCGAGCGCGGCGGGTACGACCAGCGCGACGGCCGCCCGGACTCCCCGACGTGGGGCGAGCACCAGGGGACGCACCAGCCGTACGCGGCGTCGTCGGCACCGGCGAGCGCGGGCAGCCCGGCGTGGCAGTCCTACGAGCAGCCGAAGCCGGTGAAGAAGAAGAAGACCGTCGGCATCATCGCGTTCGCACTCGGGATCCTGTCGCTCGTGCTCGGTGTCGTCGGCGGCGCCGTGTTGGGTGCCGCAGTGGCGGGCAACGCGACGCTCGAGCAGATCGCGCGGGACGGCGGCAGCTCGGCGCAGCAGCAGGAACAGCTGCAGCAGCAGCTCATGAACGACCCAGCCGTGATGGGCCAGCTCGGTGGCGGCTCGATCGTGATCGTCATCGCGGCCGTCCTCGGCCTGTGGGCCCTCGTGCAGGGCATCATCGCGGCGGTCGCGGGCCGGGGGCGCGTCTGGGGCGTCCTCGCGATCATCCTCGCCGTCGTCGCCACCTTCGCGACCTTCATCGCCACCAGCGTCGCCGTGACCGCCGCGATCACCGGTGGCAACTGA
- a CDS encoding SprT-like domain-containing protein, whose product MTTAQPASGSAPAPTPEWVRARAEQLLAAHLGPGGWTFAFDHAKTRAGQCDFGRRRITVSRHIASRVSAEDVDQVLLHEVAHALAGPRAGHGPVWRRTAADIGYTGSRLYDGPVASELAPWVGTCPAGHEHFRYRTPTRPLACARCSRRFDGRNLITWERRAATA is encoded by the coding sequence GTGACGACGGCGCAGCCTGCGTCCGGTTCCGCTCCCGCTCCGACGCCGGAGTGGGTCCGTGCACGGGCCGAGCAGCTCCTGGCCGCACACCTCGGTCCGGGCGGGTGGACGTTCGCGTTCGACCACGCGAAGACCCGCGCGGGGCAGTGCGACTTCGGCCGTCGACGCATCACGGTGAGCCGGCACATCGCCAGCAGGGTGTCGGCGGAGGACGTCGACCAGGTGCTGCTGCACGAGGTCGCCCACGCGCTCGCGGGCCCCCGCGCCGGGCACGGCCCCGTGTGGCGTCGCACCGCTGCCGACATCGGGTACACCGGGTCCCGCCTGTACGACGGGCCGGTCGCGTCCGAGCTCGCGCCGTGGGTCGGAACCTGCCCGGCGGGCCACGAGCACTTCCGCTACCGCACGCCCACGAGGCCGCTGGCGTGTGCCCGGTGCTCGCGGCGCTTCGATGGTCGCAACCTCATCACCTGGGAGCGTCGCGCGGCTACCGCATGA
- a CDS encoding CGNR zinc finger domain-containing protein, producing MHTGQHIRTDSGSSWFFDAGRIALDFAHTGGFADDPDGRRPRARLGELLVTPADLDEWLGDHTEPIDVGATARELQDARALRSAIGRLAVAAAPAPVGSSDAAARTAVAVGLRAGTGRTRPAPDDIDTVNLFAALPDVPPSLPGGRRRAGANRVRLAQALSSVARDAVALFTEVGFDDVAADGQPTRLSRCSADDCGLVFYDSSRGGTRRWCSMQRCGNRAKVRAHRARRAAA from the coding sequence ATGCACACGGGGCAGCACATCCGGACGGACAGCGGGTCGTCGTGGTTCTTCGACGCCGGCCGGATCGCCCTGGACTTCGCCCACACCGGTGGGTTCGCGGACGACCCCGACGGGCGCCGCCCCCGCGCACGACTCGGGGAGCTCCTGGTGACCCCGGCCGACCTGGACGAGTGGCTCGGCGACCACACCGAACCGATCGACGTCGGCGCCACGGCACGTGAGCTGCAGGACGCCCGCGCCCTCCGGTCCGCGATCGGTCGACTGGCCGTCGCCGCGGCCCCGGCCCCCGTCGGGTCGTCCGACGCCGCTGCCCGGACCGCCGTCGCCGTCGGTCTCCGCGCGGGGACCGGCCGCACCCGGCCGGCACCGGACGACATCGACACGGTGAACCTGTTCGCGGCGCTGCCGGACGTGCCACCGAGCCTGCCCGGGGGCCGACGCCGAGCGGGCGCGAACCGGGTGCGCCTCGCCCAGGCCCTGTCGAGCGTGGCACGCGACGCCGTGGCGCTCTTCACCGAGGTCGGCTTCGACGACGTCGCCGCCGACGGACAGCCGACGCGCCTGAGCCGCTGCTCGGCCGACGACTGCGGGCTCGTGTTCTACGACTCCTCGCGTGGCGGCACCCGTCGGTGGTGCTCGATGCAGCGGTGCGGCAACCGGGCGAAGGTGCGGGCGCACCGCGCTCGTCGCGCCGCGGCCTGA
- a CDS encoding Nramp family divalent metal transporter — translation MTDTAAARRAHPGRSGPGAPGPGRPRRRAAGLSLLGPAFVAAIAYVDPGNVAANLTAGARYGYLLLWVLVAANASAVVVQYLSAKLGVVTGRSLPEHLGLRMRRTPRLLFWVQAEVVAAATDVAEVIGGALALHLLFGLPLVAGGVLTGVVSMAILLLHSRRGTRTFEAVVTTMLAILTVGFCAGLLFAQVSPGELVSGLVPRFEGAQSVLLAASMLGATVMPHAVYLHSALARDRHGDVPAGPERRRVLVATRWDVALALVVAGGVNVCMLVLAAATLPGVAGTDTIPGAQAAIEANVGPVVGVLFAVGLLASGLASTSVGCMAGAEIMHGLLHVRVPLVVRRLVTLLPAVVLLAVGADPTMLLVLSQVVLSFGIAFAIVPLVVYTSRRSIMGADVNAMTTRVVAGVIALVIVALNVALVVLTLTGAA, via the coding sequence ATGACCGACACCGCCGCCGCTCGACGTGCCCACCCCGGACGGTCCGGTCCCGGTGCACCCGGTCCGGGGCGGCCACGTCGCCGTGCCGCGGGCCTGTCGCTGCTCGGGCCTGCGTTCGTCGCCGCCATCGCCTACGTCGACCCGGGCAACGTCGCCGCGAACCTGACCGCGGGCGCCCGGTACGGGTACCTGCTGCTCTGGGTGCTCGTCGCCGCGAACGCCAGCGCCGTCGTGGTGCAGTACCTCTCGGCGAAGCTCGGGGTCGTCACCGGTCGATCGCTGCCGGAACACCTCGGCCTGCGCATGCGGCGCACGCCTCGGCTCCTGTTCTGGGTGCAGGCCGAGGTCGTCGCCGCCGCCACCGACGTCGCCGAGGTCATCGGCGGCGCGCTCGCCCTGCACCTGCTGTTCGGTCTCCCGCTCGTCGCCGGCGGCGTGCTCACCGGCGTGGTGTCGATGGCGATCCTGCTCCTGCACAGCCGCCGGGGCACCCGCACGTTCGAGGCCGTGGTGACGACCATGCTCGCGATCCTGACGGTCGGCTTCTGCGCCGGCCTGCTGTTCGCGCAGGTCTCCCCCGGAGAACTGGTCAGCGGCCTGGTCCCCCGTTTCGAGGGCGCACAGTCGGTCCTCCTCGCCGCGTCGATGCTCGGCGCGACGGTGATGCCGCACGCGGTCTACCTGCACTCCGCCCTGGCTCGGGACCGCCACGGCGACGTCCCCGCCGGCCCGGAGCGCCGCCGGGTGCTCGTCGCGACGCGGTGGGACGTGGCCCTGGCCCTCGTCGTCGCGGGCGGTGTCAACGTCTGCATGCTCGTGCTCGCCGCGGCCACGCTGCCGGGGGTCGCCGGCACCGACACCATCCCCGGCGCGCAGGCCGCGATCGAGGCGAACGTCGGCCCGGTCGTCGGCGTCCTGTTCGCGGTGGGTCTGCTGGCGTCCGGCCTGGCCTCGACGTCGGTCGGCTGCATGGCCGGTGCGGAGATCATGCACGGGCTGCTGCACGTCCGCGTGCCGCTCGTGGTCCGTCGGCTCGTCACGCTGCTGCCCGCCGTGGTGCTGCTGGCCGTCGGCGCGGACCCGACGATGCTCCTCGTGCTCAGCCAGGTGGTGCTGAGCTTCGGCATCGCCTTCGCGATCGTGCCGCTCGTGGTCTACACCTCGCGACGGAGCATCATGGGGGCGGACGTCAACGCGATGACCACCCGCGTGGTCGCGGGGGTCATCGCGCTGGTGATCGTCGCGCTCAACGTGGCGCTCGTGGTGCTGACCCTGACCGGCGCCGCCTGA
- a CDS encoding DUF427 domain-containing protein: MKAVVGDTVIAEAPQEDLIQIEGNWYFPPSSVKPEFFSESDTQYHCPWKGDTQYYTVTVDGQELPDRAWSYPTPIPSSFDRVGKDYSGYYAFWKDVRVVD; the protein is encoded by the coding sequence ATGAAGGCAGTCGTCGGCGACACCGTGATCGCGGAGGCTCCGCAGGAGGACCTCATCCAGATCGAGGGCAACTGGTACTTCCCGCCGTCGAGCGTGAAGCCGGAGTTCTTCTCGGAGAGCGACACCCAGTACCACTGCCCGTGGAAGGGCGACACGCAGTACTACACCGTCACGGTCGACGGCCAGGAACTGCCGGACCGCGCCTGGTCGTACCCGACGCCGATCCCGTCGTCGTTCGACCGGGTGGGCAAGGACTACTCGGGCTACTACGCCTTCTGGAAGGACGTCCGCGTCGTCGACTGA
- a CDS encoding GNAT family N-acetyltransferase: MEIATVPTLTGDRVTLEPLAAEHADDLRAAVADGDLWRTWYTSVPAPDRVDAEIDRRLGEHAAGRMVPFAIRDRPTGRVVGATTFANIDTANRRVEIGYTFLARAAQRSGINTEAKLLLLSHAFDTWDCIAVEFRTHWHNQQSRAAIASLGAKQDGVLRSHSIGRDGTLRDTVVFSITAAEWPTVRLSLTERLLTRDRAEGARRRAARHA, translated from the coding sequence ATGGAGATCGCCACCGTCCCCACCCTGACCGGCGACCGCGTCACCCTCGAGCCCCTGGCTGCCGAGCACGCGGACGACCTGCGGGCGGCGGTGGCGGACGGCGACCTCTGGCGCACCTGGTACACCTCGGTGCCGGCTCCGGACCGGGTCGACGCCGAGATCGACCGGCGGCTCGGGGAGCACGCCGCGGGGCGGATGGTGCCCTTCGCGATCCGCGACCGTCCGACCGGTCGGGTCGTCGGCGCCACGACCTTCGCGAACATCGACACCGCCAACCGTCGCGTCGAGATCGGGTACACGTTCCTGGCGCGTGCGGCGCAGCGGAGCGGCATCAACACCGAGGCGAAGCTGCTCCTGCTCTCGCACGCGTTCGACACCTGGGACTGCATCGCGGTCGAGTTCCGGACGCACTGGCACAACCAGCAGTCGCGGGCGGCGATCGCGTCGCTCGGGGCGAAGCAGGACGGGGTCCTGCGCAGTCACTCGATCGGTCGCGACGGCACGCTGCGCGACACCGTGGTCTTCTCGATCACCGCCGCCGAGTGGCCGACGGTGCGCCTGTCGCTCACCGAGCGCCTGCTGACGCGGGACCGCGCCGAGGGCGCTCGCCGCCGGGCCGCCCGGCACGCCTGA
- a CDS encoding DUF1684 domain-containing protein, with translation MTFDLYRRVRATADPETAHAMWRETRDAMFAEHPASPLLDEDARDFEALPVPDYDPEWRFRARIESAEPRAMDVETGTDGIVHFDRLGVVRLPGIGTLDVWSHGGYAGGIFVPVKDASAGRARGTYGGGRYLLDTIKGADLGGDDGELVLDFNFAYNPSCAYDPAWACPLAPPGNTVAVPIPVGEQYDF, from the coding sequence ATGACGTTCGACCTGTACCGACGGGTGCGGGCGACGGCCGACCCCGAGACCGCTCACGCGATGTGGCGCGAGACCCGCGACGCGATGTTCGCCGAGCACCCGGCCAGTCCGCTGCTCGACGAGGACGCCCGCGACTTCGAGGCGCTGCCCGTGCCGGACTACGACCCGGAGTGGCGCTTCCGTGCGCGCATCGAGTCCGCCGAGCCCCGTGCGATGGACGTCGAGACGGGCACGGACGGCATCGTGCACTTCGACCGGCTCGGCGTCGTCCGGCTGCCGGGCATCGGCACGCTCGACGTGTGGTCGCACGGCGGCTACGCGGGCGGGATCTTCGTGCCCGTCAAGGACGCCAGCGCCGGCCGGGCCCGCGGGACGTACGGCGGCGGCCGCTACCTGCTCGACACGATCAAGGGTGCGGACCTCGGCGGTGACGACGGTGAGCTCGTCCTCGACTTCAACTTCGCGTACAACCCCTCGTGCGCGTACGACCCGGCGTGGGCGTGCCCCCTCGCGCCCCCGGGCAACACCGTCGCCGTGCCGATCCCGGTCGGCGAGCAGTACGACTTCTGA
- a CDS encoding GntR family transcriptional regulator has protein sequence MTGLVALDAGGRVPPFEQVRSQIAAQIAAGYLVDGERLPSVRALAEELSLAPGTVAKAYQLLEEAGLVHTARGAGTRVVRPAEVPDAVATAAQALASAAREAGLSADQAAAALRDAWPA, from the coding sequence ATGACGGGACTCGTGGCCCTCGACGCGGGCGGTCGGGTGCCGCCCTTCGAGCAGGTCCGTTCGCAGATCGCGGCGCAGATCGCCGCCGGGTACCTGGTGGACGGGGAGCGCCTGCCGAGTGTCCGGGCCCTCGCCGAGGAGCTCTCCCTCGCCCCGGGGACGGTCGCGAAGGCGTACCAGCTCCTCGAGGAGGCCGGGCTCGTGCACACCGCGCGGGGTGCCGGCACGCGGGTCGTGCGCCCGGCCGAGGTGCCGGACGCCGTCGCCACGGCAGCGCAGGCGTTGGCGAGCGCCGCGCGCGAGGCCGGGCTGTCCGCCGACCAGGCCGCGGCAGCCCTGCGCGACGCCTGGCCCGCCTGA
- a CDS encoding endo alpha-1,4 polygalactosaminidase translates to MRTRSALLTTAVALVAVLGSAGCAEATAPVGSSYRSLPTEGLPDYQLGGGYTPPAGVTIVERDSTDRPAAGTYSICYVNGFQTQPGTLDDWERRAPSALLRDDEGQPVTDPGWPDEVLLDTRTAAERAAITKELSRSIARCADRGFAAVEFDNLDSWTRSGKRLTRSGNLALAEALVRLGHEHGLAVGQKNTPQLGKAGRESTGFDFVVAEECVQYEECSAYTDAYGERVIDIEYTDTLDRSWASVCRLRDRPAMTILRDRDLLPPSSDEYVFEHC, encoded by the coding sequence GTGCGCACGCGATCCGCCCTGCTGACCACCGCGGTCGCGCTGGTCGCCGTCCTCGGGAGCGCGGGCTGCGCGGAGGCCACCGCCCCCGTAGGGTCCTCGTACCGGAGCCTGCCGACCGAGGGTCTTCCGGACTACCAGCTCGGCGGTGGGTACACACCGCCCGCCGGCGTGACCATCGTCGAGCGGGACAGCACCGACCGCCCGGCCGCCGGGACGTACTCGATCTGCTACGTCAACGGGTTCCAGACGCAGCCGGGGACGCTCGACGACTGGGAGCGCCGCGCCCCCTCAGCACTGCTGCGTGACGACGAAGGCCAGCCCGTCACCGACCCGGGGTGGCCGGACGAGGTGCTCCTCGACACCCGGACTGCCGCGGAGCGCGCCGCGATCACGAAGGAGCTCTCGCGGTCGATCGCGCGGTGCGCCGACCGGGGCTTCGCCGCCGTCGAGTTCGACAACCTCGACTCGTGGACGCGCTCGGGGAAGCGTCTGACCCGGTCCGGGAACCTCGCGCTCGCGGAGGCGCTCGTCCGGCTCGGGCACGAGCACGGCCTGGCCGTCGGACAGAAGAACACCCCGCAGCTCGGGAAGGCCGGTCGGGAGTCGACGGGCTTCGACTTCGTCGTCGCCGAGGAGTGCGTGCAGTACGAGGAGTGCTCTGCCTACACCGATGCGTACGGGGAGCGCGTGATCGACATCGAGTACACCGACACCCTCGACCGGTCTTGGGCGTCGGTCTGCCGGCTGCGCGACCGTCCGGCGATGACGATCCTGCGGGACCGCGACCTGCTCCCACCGTCGTCGGACGAGTACGTCTTCGAGCACTGCTGA
- a CDS encoding DEAD/DEAH box helicase, whose amino-acid sequence MTATPSDIRFSDLGVPAPMVQSLAQQGKETAFPIQADTLPDSLQGKDVLGRGRTGSGKTIAFAIPLAARLAASRRPRRAGRPRALVLAPTRELATQIDATLAPLAKSMGLNTTTIFGGVGQGRQVDALRAGVDVVVACPGRLADLMQQGHVSLGDIEVTVLDEADHMADMGFLPGVTKIMQATPEQGQRLLFSATLDNGVDKLVKKFLHSPVMHSVDDETSPVEAMTHHLFEVADADAKKDLVRTLASGTGRRILFMRTKHHAKRLAKQLTSQGIPAVDLQGNLSQGARERNLAKFSSGEALVLVATDVAARGVHVDHVELVVHVDPPTEHKAYLHRSGRTARAGSSGDVVTVTLPAERRDVAQMMRAAAIKVTPQQVTATSPAVTALVGEVAPIRHLEPEQPAQQQRQRQPRATESGRAESAGGGRRRGRGGRSGGSAQAPETASAGRGSGRAAGGRGGRPAAAGAPAGGAGGAGRGNGSGAAASGGATGGGQRRSGGSRRASSDVVRGGSAPVWSSEGGYAAGRSGAGESGGGRRRGGSRRASRPAGAADRH is encoded by the coding sequence ATGACCGCCACTCCTTCCGACATCCGCTTCTCCGACCTCGGCGTCCCCGCGCCGATGGTCCAGTCCCTCGCCCAGCAGGGCAAGGAGACCGCGTTCCCGATCCAGGCCGACACGCTGCCCGACTCTCTGCAGGGCAAGGACGTGCTCGGTCGCGGGCGCACCGGCTCCGGCAAGACCATCGCCTTCGCGATCCCGCTGGCCGCGCGTCTCGCCGCGAGCCGTCGGCCGCGTCGCGCCGGCCGCCCCCGTGCGCTGGTGCTCGCCCCGACCCGTGAGCTCGCGACCCAGATCGACGCGACGCTCGCGCCGCTCGCGAAGTCGATGGGCCTGAACACCACGACGATCTTCGGCGGCGTCGGTCAGGGCCGTCAGGTCGACGCGCTCCGTGCCGGTGTCGACGTGGTCGTCGCCTGCCCGGGTCGCCTCGCCGACCTGATGCAGCAGGGGCACGTGAGCCTCGGCGACATCGAGGTCACCGTCCTCGACGAGGCCGACCACATGGCCGACATGGGCTTCCTGCCCGGTGTGACGAAGATCATGCAGGCGACACCGGAGCAGGGGCAGCGCCTGCTGTTCTCGGCCACGCTCGACAACGGCGTGGACAAGCTCGTCAAGAAGTTCCTGCACAGCCCGGTGATGCACTCGGTGGACGACGAGACCAGCCCGGTCGAGGCGATGACCCACCACCTGTTCGAGGTCGCCGACGCCGACGCGAAGAAGGACCTCGTCCGCACGCTCGCCTCGGGCACCGGCCGCCGCATCCTGTTCATGCGCACGAAGCACCACGCGAAGCGCCTGGCGAAGCAGCTCACCAGCCAGGGCATCCCGGCCGTCGACCTGCAGGGCAACCTGTCGCAGGGCGCCCGGGAGCGCAACCTCGCCAAGTTCTCGTCCGGCGAGGCCCTCGTGCTCGTCGCCACCGACGTCGCCGCCCGTGGTGTGCACGTCGACCACGTCGAGCTCGTCGTGCACGTCGACCCGCCGACCGAGCACAAGGCGTACCTGCACCGCTCGGGCCGCACCGCGCGTGCCGGTTCCTCGGGCGACGTCGTCACCGTGACGCTGCCGGCCGAGCGCCGCGACGTCGCGCAGATGATGCGCGCCGCGGCGATCAAGGTCACCCCGCAGCAGGTCACCGCGACCTCGCCGGCGGTCACCGCGCTCGTGGGCGAGGTCGCGCCGATCCGTCACCTCGAGCCGGAGCAGCCGGCGCAGCAGCAGCGCCAGCGGCAGCCGCGCGCGACCGAGTCGGGTCGCGCCGAGTCGGCGGGCGGCGGTCGTCGTCGTGGTCGCGGAGGACGATCGGGAGGCTCGGCGCAGGCTCCGGAGACCGCCTCGGCCGGTCGCGGCTCGGGTCGCGCCGCCGGTGGTCGCGGTGGTCGTCCGGCAGCCGCGGGTGCTCCCGCCGGTGGTGCCGGTGGTGCCGGTCGCGGGAACGGCTCGGGCGCTGCGGCGTCGGGCGGTGCGACCGGAGGCGGCCAGCGCCGTTCGGGTGGCAGCCGTCGGGCGTCGAGCGACGTCGTGCGTGGCGGGTCCGCTCCGGTGTGGTCCTCCGAGGGCGGCTACGCGGCGGGTCGGTCCGGCGCGGGTGAGTCCGGCGGCGGTCGTCGTCGCGGGGGCTCGCGTCGCGCGTCGCGTCCGGCCGGAGCTGCCGACCGCCACTGA
- a CDS encoding CsbD family protein, whose product MAGSEENHTGEKLVGKVKEGLGNLTGNDKLKAEGQTDQAKASAKQGVDDVKDAAHGVADSLRDEKH is encoded by the coding sequence ATGGCTGGCAGCGAAGAGAACCACACCGGCGAGAAGCTCGTCGGCAAGGTCAAGGAGGGTCTCGGCAACCTGACCGGCAACGACAAGCTCAAGGCTGAAGGTCAGACCGACCAGGCCAAGGCGTCGGCCAAGCAGGGCGTCGACGACGTGAAGGACGCGGCGCACGGCGTCGCGGACTCCCTCCGCGACGAGAAGCACTGA
- a CDS encoding NUDIX hydrolase family protein has translation MASLRTPDPDSGWLSDEELANVRRRLPICYVEALPVRTDGLGVVTEVGVLLRVAPSGSIARTLVSGRVMFGESIRTALFRHLEKDLGPMAFPQLPASPTPFTVAEYFPLPGASVFTDERQHAISLAYVVPVTGTCEPRQDALELTWMSPMEAASDAVAEEMEGGRGALLRAGLASVGALH, from the coding sequence ATGGCCTCGCTGCGCACCCCCGACCCCGACTCCGGCTGGCTGTCCGACGAGGAACTCGCGAACGTCCGTCGTCGACTGCCCATCTGCTACGTCGAGGCGCTGCCCGTCCGGACCGACGGGCTCGGCGTCGTGACCGAGGTCGGCGTCCTGCTCCGCGTCGCGCCGAGCGGCTCGATCGCCCGCACCCTGGTCTCCGGCCGCGTCATGTTCGGCGAGTCGATCCGCACCGCGCTCTTCCGGCACCTCGAGAAGGACCTCGGCCCGATGGCCTTCCCGCAGCTGCCCGCGAGCCCGACGCCCTTCACGGTGGCCGAGTACTTCCCGCTGCCCGGTGCCTCGGTGTTCACCGACGAGCGGCAGCACGCGATCTCCCTGGCGTACGTCGTCCCCGTCACCGGGACCTGCGAGCCGCGGCAGGACGCCCTCGAGCTCACGTGGATGAGCCCGATGGAGGCGGCATCCGACGCGGTGGCCGAGGAGATGGAGGGCGGTCGCGGGGCACTCCTGCGCGCCGGCCTCGCCTCGGTCGGCGCCCTGCACTAG